A window of the Dunckerocampus dactyliophorus isolate RoL2022-P2 chromosome 21, RoL_Ddac_1.1, whole genome shotgun sequence genome harbors these coding sequences:
- the xrcc2 gene encoding DNA repair protein XRCC2 translates to MSESGAQLFARLDGRRSVRDIEPRLFPDDGGPGPGEVVELFGSEGTGKTELLYHFLCRGVLPVAAGGLEVEVAFMDTDYCLDMLRVVSILDSRLSAASSPGSPSSSHDAAVRSCLSRLLVMHCSSSSQLLLTLHSLETWLASRAGLALLLIDSVSAFYWLDRCEGGPSVSKQDEKLGRCAQLLARLLRDYRISAFASCHANRRYSSGPSSSEPEQPYLCRPWQRLVTHRMLCSKQGAAPEGGKEHKRSQLFTVHCTTTTKTQSYRTCSFRVTDGGVHFI, encoded by the exons ATGAGTGAAAGTGGCGCGCAG CTGTTCGCTCGTTTGGATGGTCGCCGCAGTGTGCGTGACATCGAACCTCGTCTATTCCCAGACGATGGTGGCCCCGGGCCAG GTGAGGTGGTGGAGCTCTTTGGGTCGGAGGGAACAG GTAAGACAGAGCTGCTCTACCACTTCCTGTGTCGAGGTGTGCTACCTGTGGCGGCGGGCGGGCTGGAGGTAGAAGTCGCCTTCATGGACACTGACTACTGTCTGGACATGTTACGTGTGGTCAGCATCCTGGACAGCAGGCTGAGCGCTG CTTCTTCCCCTGGCTCGCCATCATCGTCACATGACGCTGCAGTGCGCTCATGTCTGTCCCGCCTTCTGGTGATGCActgttcctcctcctcccagctCCTTCTCACCCTCCACTCCTTGGAGACGTGGTTGGCGTCGCGGGCGGGCCTGGCGCTCCTCCTCATTGACAGCGTGTCTGCTTTTTATTGGCTGGACCGCTGTGAGGGCGGGCCCAGCGTCAGCAAGCAGGACGAGAAGCTGGGCAGGTGTGCGCAGCTGCTGGCTCGTCTGCTCAG GGATTACAGAATCAGCGCGTTCGCCTCTTGTCATGCCAACAGGAGGTACTCCAGTGGACCCTCCTCCTCTGAACCTGAGCAGCCGTACCTGTGTCGCCCCTGGCAACGACTAGTAACACACCGCATGCTGTGCTCCAAGCAGGGGGCTGCTCCAGAAGGTGGCAAGGAGCACAAGAGAAGTCAACTGTTCACCGTGCACTGCACCACCACCACTAAGACACAGTCTTACAGGACCTGCTCCTTTCGTGTGACTGATGGCGGTGTGCATTTTATATGA